A genome region from Conger conger chromosome 16, fConCon1.1, whole genome shotgun sequence includes the following:
- the map2k6 gene encoding dual specificity mitogen-activated protein kinase kinase 6 — protein sequence MEGGRKREGKVFCASPPPHQSKGEMSLPKGGKKKNPGLRLSKEVFEQPAPAAGAPRDLDSKACVKIGEKNFVVKADDLEQIAELGRGAYGVVDKMKHVPSGLIMAVKRIRATVNTQEQKRLLMDLDISMRTVDCFFTVTFYGALFREGDVWICMELMDTSLDKFYKMVLEKGMTIPEDILGKITVSVVKALEYLHSNLQVIHRDVKPSNVLINTEGQVKICDFGISGYLVDSVAKTMDAGCKPYMAPERINPELNQKGYNVKSDIWSLGITMIELAILRFPYDSWGTPFQQLKQVVEEPSPQLPAERFSPEFVDFTSLCLKKNSKERPAYTDLMLHPFFSLHVARETDVATFVKVILGD from the exons atggagggagggaggaagagagaaggcAAAGTCTTTTGtgcttcccctcccccccatcaaAGCAAAGGGGAAATGTCTCTGCCAAAGGGAG gtAAGAAGAAGAATCCTGGCCTCCGGCTTTCTAAGGAGGTGTTTGAACAACCCGCTCCAGCAGCAGG GGCCCCGCGGGACCTGGACTCCAAAGCCTGTGTGAAGATTGGAGAGAAG AACTTTGTGGTGAAAGCTGATGACCTGGAGCAGATTGCGGAGTTGGGGCGAGGGGCATATGGAGTCGTGGACAAGATGAAGCACGTGCCCAGTGGTCTTATCATGGCCGtgaag CGGATTCGTGCTACCGtgaacacacaggaacagaagAGGCTGCTGATGGACCTGGACATTTCCATGAGAACAGTGGACTGCTTCTTCACCGTCACCTTCTATGGCGCACTCTTCAGAGAG GGTGACGTGTGGATTTGCATGGAGCTGATGGACACATCTCTGGACAAGTTTTACAAGATGGTCTTAGAGAAGGGGATGACCATCCCTGAGGACATCCTGGGAAAAATCACTGTCTCT GTAGTAAAGGCTTTGGAGTACCTGCACAGTAATTTACAGGTGATCcacagag atGTGAAGCCCTCCAATGTGCTGATCAACACTGAGGGCCAAGTGAAAATATGTGACTTTGGCATCAGTGGCTACCTGGTGGACTCTGTGGCCAAGACCATGGACGCAGGCTGCAAGCCATATATGGCG CCTGAGAGGATTAATCCAGAGCTCAACCAGAAGGGCTACAACGTCAAGTCTGACATCTGGAGTTTAGGAATCACGATG attgAGCTGGCGATCCTGCGCTTCCCCTATGACTCATGGGGCACGCCCTTCCAGCAGCTGAAGCAGGTGGTGGAGGAGCCATCCCCCCAGCTCCCGGCCGAGCGCTTCTCCCCCGAATTTGTGGACTTCACTTCCCTGTG CCTAAAGAAGAATTCCAAAGAGAGGCCAGCCTACACAGACCTCATG CTGCAtcctttcttctctcttcaCGTCGCTAGAGAGACGGACGTCGCCACCTTTGTCAAAGTTATTCTCGGGGACTGA
- the btbd17b gene encoding BTB/POZ domain-containing protein 17 — MGVTDISSKKGVTDISSKKGVNDISSEKGVSDISSKKGVADISSKKGVTDISSKKGVTDISSKKGVADISTAAALKPDAGLESGWATINHSMALVQRMEALLAQGNSSDVGLRVQTASSDEVKVIQAHALVLSLQSEVFEELLQGRNSSTLILTEPSECTAVFDKFIRYLYCGELSVSLEQAVPLHKLASKYRVWALQQGLSLYMRQHMASDSPGGHVVGWYQYATQTGDAALRDTCLQYLSWNLSSVIQSGEWAAIGDELLLALLQRSDLVLHSELELFEALEAWMEQNRPGMPAAETAVRAVRYAMIPPQQLFRLQKQSPLLLRYQESVRDLLFLAFQFHAASPQTLAKYFDVNCSLFTPRNYLSAAWGAPWVINNPTRDDRSSSFQTQLGPSGHDAGKRVTWNALFSPRWLPLNMRAPYGELAGALQPSRADGGGGGAGAGRPRIIVTPATSSADFAGVSFQKTVIVAARQQGKVVVRHVYNFHQSTEETGDFLANADLQRRASEYLIDNSLHLHIVVKPIYHTLVIAKK; from the exons ATGGGGGTGACTGATATCAGCAGTAAGAAGGGGGTGACTGATATTAGCAGTAAGAAGGGGGTGAATGATATCAGCAGTGAGAAGGGGGTAAGTGATATCAGCAGTAAGAAGGGGGTGGCTGATATCAGCAGTAAGAAGGGGGTGACTGATATCAGCAGTAAGAAGGGGGTGACTGATATCAGCAGTAAGAAGGGGGTGGCTGATATCAGCA CTGCAGCCGCGCTGAAGCCGGACGCCGGCCTGGAGAGCGGCTGGGCCACTATCAACCACTCCATGGCGCTGGTGCAGCGGATGGAGGCTCTGCTGGCGCAGGGGAACAGCAGCGACGTGGGGCTCCGGGTGCAGACCGCCAGCTCAGACGAGGTGAAGGTGATCCAGGCCCACGCCCTGGTGCTCTCCCTGCAGAGCGAGGTGTTCGAGGAGCTCCTGCAGGGCCGCAACAGCAGCACGCTCATCCTGACCGAGCCGTCCGAGTGCACGGCTGTCTTCGACAAGTTCATACG GTATCTGTACTGTGGCGAGCTCTCGGTCAGCCTGGAGCAGGCTGTCCCCCTACACAAGCTGGCCAGCAAGTACCGCGTGTGGGCCCTGCAGCAGGGCCTCAGCCTGTACATGCGGCAGCACATGGCCAGCGACTCGCCGGGGGGCCACGTGGTGGGCTGGTACCAGTACGCCACGCAGACCGGGGACGCGGCCCTGCGAGACACCTGCCTGCAGTACCTGTCCTGGAACCTGTCGTCGGTGATCCAGAGCGGAGAGTGGGCCGCCATCGGCGACGAGCTCCTGCTGGCCCTGCTGCAGCGCTCCGACCTGGTCCTGCACAGCGAGCTGGAGCTGTTCGAGGCGCTGGAGGCCTGGATGGAGCAGAACCGCCCCGGCATGCCCGCGGCGGAGACGGCCGTGCGGGCAGTGCGCTACGCCATGATCCCGCCGCAGCAGCTCTTCCGGCTGCAGAAGCAGTCGCCGCTGCTGCTGAGGTACCAGGAGTCGGTGCGCGACCTGCTCTTCCTGGCCTTCCAGTTCCACGCCGCCTCCCCCCAGACGCTGGCCAAGTACTTCGACGTCAACTGCAGCCTCTTCACCCCCCGAAACTACCTGTCGGCCGCCTGGGGGGCGCCCTGGGTCATCAACAACCCCACCCGCGACGACCGCAGCAGCAGCTTCCAGACGCAGCTGGGCCCCAGCGGGCACGACGCGGGGAAGCGAGTGACGTGGAACGCGCTGTTCTCTCCGCGCTGGCTGCCGCTCAACATGCGGGCGCCGTACGGCGAGCTGGCGGGCGCCTTGCAGCCCTCCCGGGCGgacggcgggggcgggggggccggggcgggcCGCCCGCGCATCATCGTCACGCCCGCCACCTCCAGCGCGGACTTTGCCGGCGTCAGCTTCCAGAAGACGGTGATCGTGGCGGCGCGGCAGCAGGGTAAGGTGGTGGTGCGCCACGTCTACAACTTCCACCAGAGCACCGAGGAGACGGGCGACTTCCTGGCCAACGCTGACCTGCAGCGCCGGGCGTCCGAGTACCTGATCGACAACTCCCTCCACCTACACATCGTCGTCAAGCCCATCTACCACACGCTCGTCATTGCCAAGAAGTAA